In the genome of Panthera uncia isolate 11264 chromosome B3 unlocalized genomic scaffold, Puncia_PCG_1.0 HiC_scaffold_1, whole genome shotgun sequence, one region contains:
- the NGDN gene encoding neuroguidin, producing MAAPGNLAVLESDLQSAVTLLKNLQDQVMAVTAQVQALTKKVQARAYPTEKGLSLLEVKDQLLLMYLMDLTHLILDKASGGSLQGHAAVLRLVEIRTVLEKLRPLDQKLKYQIDKLVKTAVTGSLSENDPLRFKPHPSNMMSKLSSEDEEEDEAEGQSEASGKKSVKGTVKKYVPPRLVPVHYDETEAEREKKRLERARKRALSSSVIRELKEQYSDAPEEIRDAWHPHVTRQSQEDQHRINYEESMMVRLSVSKREKGRRKRASVMNSQLHSLTHFSDISALTGGTPHLDEDQNPIKKRKKIPKKSRKKKGFRRRR from the exons ATGGCGGCGCCTGGGAATCTT gCGGTGCTGGAGTCAGACCTGCAAAGTGCCGTGACACTTTTGAAAAACCTTCAGGATCAG GTGATGGCTGTAACTGCACAAGTACAAGCTCTCACAAAAAAAGTTCAAGCTAGAGCCTATCCTACAGAGAAG GGTCTCAGCCTCTTGGAAGTGAAGGACCAGCTATTGCTCATGTACCTTATGGATTTAACCCATCTCATCCTGGACAAAGCCTCAGGAGGGTCTCTTCAGGGACATGCTGCAGTTCTGAGACTGGTAGAGATCCGCACG GTTTTGGAAAAGCTTCGTCCCTTGGACCAAAAACTGAAGTATCAGATTGACAAGCTAGTCAAGACTGCAGTGACAGGCAGCCTCA gtgagAATGACCCTCTCCGTTTTAAGCCTCATCCCAGCAATATGATGAGCAAG TTGAGCTCTGAGGACGAGGAGGAAGACGAAGCAGAAGGCCAATCTGAAGCTTCAGGAAAGAAATCTGTAAAAGGAACAGTTAAGAAATACGTTCCACCACGCTTGGTTCCAGTACATTATG ATGAAACAGAAGCTGAGAGGGAAAAGAAACGCCTAGAACGGGCCAGAAAACGGGCATTGAGCAGCTCTGTCATTCGTGAACTTAAGGAGCAGTACTCAGATGCTCCAGAGGAAATCCGTGATGCTTGGCATCCTCATGTCACCCGCCAGAGTCAGGAGGATCAACACAG GATTAACTATGAGGAGAGCATGATGGTGCGTTTAAGTGTCAGTAAGCGCGAGAAAGGACGACGAAAACGAGCAAGTGTCATGAATTCACAACTTCATTCCCTCACACACTTTAGTGACATCAGTGCTTTGACAGGAGGAACACCCCATCTTGATGAG GACCAGAATCCTATTAAGAAGCGTAAGAAGATACCTAAGAAAAGTCGAAAGAAAAAAG GTTTTCGGAGGCGGCGGTGA